One genomic segment of Agromyces intestinalis includes these proteins:
- a CDS encoding NAD(P)H-quinone dehydrogenase, translating into MAYEFERTQRIAVLGGGPGGYEAALAAAQLGAEVTLIERAGVGGSAVLTDVVPSKSLIATAEASNAVKEAADLGVQFYAKGDHEKAVKPKVAINLAAVNKRLLGLAAQQSDDMRHNLIDAGVHLVQGEGRLDGPNAVIVSTAKGGTDFDRIEADTLVISVGATPRILPTAVPDGERILTWTQLYQMQQVPEHLIVVGSGVTGAEFASAYRALGAKVTLISSRDQVLPGEDQDAASVIEKVFTRNGMKVLNRSRAESVVRDGDEVVATLTDGREVRGSHCLMAVGSVPNTSDIGLEEAGVQLAESGHIRVNRVARTSIPNIYAAGDCTTFLPLASVASMQGRTAVFHAMGDIVNPPANRNITSNIFTQPEIATIGWTQKEIEDGVVPGVVYKLPLSSNPRAKMMGIREGFVKLFASSGSGAIIGGVIVAPKASELVFPLALAVEHRLTVDQFAEAFPVYPSLSGSLTDAARAMHVVR; encoded by the coding sequence ATGGCCTACGAGTTCGAGCGCACCCAGAGAATCGCCGTCCTCGGGGGTGGGCCCGGCGGGTACGAAGCGGCCCTCGCCGCGGCACAGCTCGGCGCCGAGGTCACCCTCATCGAGCGAGCCGGCGTCGGCGGCTCGGCGGTGCTCACCGACGTCGTGCCGTCGAAGTCGCTCATCGCGACCGCCGAGGCGTCGAACGCCGTGAAAGAGGCGGCCGACCTCGGCGTGCAGTTCTACGCGAAAGGCGACCACGAGAAGGCGGTGAAGCCGAAGGTCGCGATCAACCTCGCCGCCGTCAACAAGCGGCTGCTGGGCCTCGCGGCCCAGCAGTCCGACGACATGCGGCACAACCTCATCGACGCGGGCGTGCACCTCGTGCAGGGCGAGGGCCGGCTCGACGGACCGAACGCCGTGATCGTGTCGACCGCGAAGGGCGGCACCGACTTCGACCGCATCGAGGCCGACACGCTCGTGATCTCGGTCGGCGCCACCCCGCGCATCCTGCCCACCGCCGTGCCCGACGGCGAGCGCATCCTCACCTGGACCCAGCTCTACCAGATGCAGCAGGTGCCCGAGCACCTCATCGTCGTGGGCTCCGGGGTCACCGGCGCCGAGTTCGCCTCCGCGTACCGCGCGCTCGGCGCGAAGGTCACGCTCATCTCGAGTCGCGACCAGGTGCTGCCCGGTGAAGACCAGGACGCGGCATCCGTCATCGAGAAGGTCTTCACGCGCAACGGCATGAAGGTGCTCAACCGGTCTCGCGCCGAATCCGTCGTCCGCGACGGCGACGAGGTTGTCGCGACCCTCACCGACGGCCGCGAGGTGCGCGGGTCGCACTGCCTGATGGCGGTCGGCTCGGTGCCCAACACGAGCGACATCGGGCTCGAGGAGGCCGGCGTGCAGCTCGCCGAGTCGGGGCACATCCGGGTGAACCGGGTTGCGCGCACCTCGATCCCGAACATCTACGCCGCCGGCGACTGCACGACGTTCCTGCCGCTCGCGTCGGTCGCCTCGATGCAGGGCCGCACGGCCGTGTTCCACGCCATGGGCGACATCGTGAACCCGCCCGCGAACCGCAACATCACCTCGAACATCTTCACCCAGCCCGAGATCGCCACGATCGGCTGGACGCAGAAAGAGATCGAAGACGGCGTCGTGCCCGGCGTCGTCTACAAGCTGCCGCTCTCGTCGAACCCGCGCGCGAAGATGATGGGCATTCGCGAGGGGTTCGTGAAGCTGTTCGCCTCGAGCGGGTCGGGCGCGATCATCGGCGGCGTCATCGTCGCGCCGAAGGCATCCGAACTGGTGTTCCCGCTCGCGCTCGCCGTCGAACACCGGCTCACCGTCGACCAGTTCGCCGAGGCGTTCCCGGTGTATCCGTCGCTGTCGGGCTCGCTCACGGATGCGGCGCGGGCCATGCACGTGGTTCGCTGA
- a CDS encoding purine-nucleoside phosphorylase produces MPQLNPLDDPAADPFEVARDAAARIAELTGVEHHDLALTLGSGWGRAAELIGETTHTIPATEVPGFSKPALEGHVGTLRSVLLPNGTRALVIGARTHYYEGHGVRRVVHSVRTAAATGASVMILTNGAGGIKEHWKPGTPVLISDHINLTADSPLEGATFIDLTDLYSSRLRAIAHGLAPDLDEGVYVQFRGPHYETPAEVQMAKTIGGHIVGMSTALEAIAARQAGMEVLGFSLITNLAAGIQTTPLSHQEVIEAGRAAEPVISRLLADVVAAI; encoded by the coding sequence ATGCCTCAGCTGAACCCGCTCGACGACCCCGCCGCCGACCCGTTCGAGGTGGCTCGCGACGCCGCGGCGCGCATCGCCGAGCTCACCGGCGTCGAGCACCACGACCTCGCACTGACCCTCGGCTCGGGGTGGGGCCGCGCCGCCGAGCTGATCGGCGAGACGACCCACACCATCCCGGCCACCGAGGTGCCCGGCTTCTCGAAGCCGGCGCTCGAGGGGCACGTCGGCACGCTGCGCTCGGTACTGCTGCCGAACGGCACGCGCGCACTCGTGATCGGCGCCCGCACGCATTACTACGAGGGTCACGGCGTGCGCCGGGTGGTGCACTCGGTGCGCACGGCGGCGGCGACCGGGGCATCCGTGATGATCCTGACCAACGGGGCCGGCGGCATCAAGGAGCACTGGAAGCCCGGCACCCCGGTGCTGATCAGCGACCACATCAACCTCACCGCCGACTCGCCGCTCGAGGGCGCGACCTTCATCGATCTCACCGACCTGTACTCGTCGCGGCTGCGCGCGATCGCCCACGGCCTCGCGCCCGACCTCGACGAGGGCGTGTACGTGCAGTTCCGCGGGCCGCACTACGAGACCCCGGCCGAGGTGCAGATGGCCAAGACGATCGGCGGCCACATCGTGGGCATGTCGACCGCGCTCGAGGCGATCGCCGCCCGCCAGGCCGGCATGGAGGTGCTCGGCTTCTCACTGATCACCAACCTCGCGGCGGGCATCCAGACCACGCCGCTCAGCCACCAGGAGGTCATCGAGGCCGGCCGCGCCGCCGAGCCGGTGATCTCGCGGCTGCTCGCCGACGTCGTGGCCGCGATCTGA